In Lacrimispora indolis DSM 755, a genomic segment contains:
- a CDS encoding cache domain-containing sensor histidine kinase: MKHLSFRMKLTLVFIVTAMIEGAIIGSLSFSHSKAIVEKNKKQEMSDTINRIDININVKVRYIMEILDNAVASQLVRDACAPGWDEGDQQVSRTYLDDYCRSLIKSVGEEMDISIINTSRVMYTTADTVGSKFISKKALESYDEALSGRNNKPVWTGIMPKLFSPSGEEQQAVTVVRAIQDKEEERNLGVMVIELDPDMFSNLLLGNQGLFQYQYLFILDQKGQIICSNPKINNGWQEEINDRFERGIRRFELIWNGKKYYVCGQYNGITGWKSYSAIPFEGLFPQAGDLNKAIWLVGMVSTFGIAIVIILLVYAMAGPIKRLSKAMGQVQKGDFAVRVPNKRKDEIGELTESFNYMLEEINTLIRQVYQEKIAQKNAEVQALQAQINPHFLYNTLDSVNWMLIDREEYDISDIILSLAGLMRYSIEDENAFVPLEKEIGYVLCYLKIQKNRLEERLEYSVESEENLAEVQVPKLILQPIVENAITHGIEPRKQKGNIKIVIKNLRDEMLITVEDNGMGMTPEQLRHLREDVPDMEKEGHTGIGVRNVDRRIRLHYGEPYGIAIESTYRKGTIVSLRIPKNHRTVTESGEGKGEHARYEADHRG; the protein is encoded by the coding sequence ATGAAGCACTTGTCGTTCCGAATGAAATTGACTCTGGTGTTTATTGTCACAGCCATGATCGAAGGGGCTATTATAGGGAGTCTCTCCTTTTCCCATAGCAAAGCCATTGTTGAAAAGAATAAAAAGCAGGAAATGTCAGATACAATTAACCGCATTGATATCAATATCAATGTTAAGGTCCGCTATATTATGGAGATTCTTGACAATGCGGTGGCCAGCCAGCTTGTGCGGGATGCATGCGCTCCTGGCTGGGATGAGGGAGATCAGCAGGTCAGCCGTACGTATCTTGATGATTACTGCAGAAGCCTTATTAAATCGGTTGGTGAAGAGATGGATATTTCCATCATTAATACCTCCCGGGTGATGTATACAACAGCTGATACCGTAGGATCCAAATTTATTTCAAAGAAAGCACTAGAAAGCTACGATGAGGCTTTAAGCGGCAGAAACAATAAGCCTGTATGGACAGGAATCATGCCAAAGCTTTTTTCACCGTCAGGGGAAGAACAACAGGCAGTTACCGTTGTCAGGGCTATCCAGGACAAGGAGGAGGAAAGAAACTTAGGTGTCATGGTGATCGAACTGGATCCGGATATGTTCAGTAATCTGCTTTTGGGAAACCAGGGGTTGTTTCAGTACCAGTACCTGTTTATTTTAGACCAGAAGGGTCAGATAATCTGCAGCAATCCCAAGATAAATAACGGATGGCAGGAAGAAATCAATGACCGGTTCGAACGGGGGATCCGTCGCTTTGAATTGATATGGAACGGCAAGAAGTATTATGTCTGCGGACAATATAACGGCATAACAGGCTGGAAATCTTATTCAGCCATACCCTTTGAAGGGCTGTTTCCCCAGGCAGGAGATTTAAACAAAGCCATATGGCTGGTGGGAATGGTAAGCACCTTTGGCATTGCCATTGTCATCATCCTTTTGGTTTATGCCATGGCAGGGCCTATCAAGCGGCTTTCAAAGGCAATGGGGCAGGTGCAGAAGGGAGATTTTGCCGTCCGTGTCCCCAATAAGAGAAAGGATGAAATCGGGGAACTGACGGAATCCTTCAATTACATGCTGGAAGAGATCAATACCTTAATCAGGCAGGTGTATCAGGAAAAGATCGCCCAGAAAAATGCGGAGGTCCAGGCTCTCCAGGCACAGATTAATCCCCATTTTCTTTATAATACCCTGGATTCTGTCAACTGGATGCTGATTGACCGGGAAGAATATGATATCAGCGACATCATCCTTTCCCTGGCCGGTCTTATGCGTTACAGCATAGAGGATGAAAATGCCTTTGTACCTCTTGAAAAGGAAATCGGATATGTGCTTTGTTATTTAAAAATCCAAAAAAACCGTTTGGAAGAACGGCTGGAATATTCTGTGGAATCAGAAGAAAACTTAGCAGAGGTTCAAGTTCCCAAACTGATTTTACAGCCCATTGTGGAAAATGCAATCACCCATGGAATTGAGCCGAGAAAACAGAAGGGGAATATCAAAATCGTCATAAAAAATCTTAGGGATGAGATGCTCATTACGGTGGAGGACAATGGAATGGGTATGACTCCTGAACAGCTTCGGCACTTAAGGGAGGATGTGCCTGATATGGAGAAGGAAGGCCATACGGGAATCGGGGTCAGGAATGTGGACCGGCGTATCCGTCTCCATTATGGGGAACCTTATGGGATTGCCATAGAAAGTACTTATAGAAAAGGAACCATTGTAAGCCTGCGCATACCGAAAAATCACCGGACTGTAACGGAATCAGGAGAAGGGAAAGGAGAACACGCAAGATATGAAGCTGATCATCGTGGATGA
- a CDS encoding response regulator transcription factor, which yields MKLIIVDDEPKIRKGLFKLLEAQEGFKVTGVFEDVHSALKALYELEADVIITDIKMPEVSGLELIRQIRERNLNIRIIILSGYSNFSYAQKAIELGVTRYLLKPTDPRELLSVLREVERELLPEAPEYEGRQGQAADGENEIGNLLVVKAIQYIEVHYGGKITLKDMARELHLSPNYLCELFKRHTGKNLMEYVTEYRMQKAKFYLNHVEYKVADVAEMVGYKEAKYFSSAFKKAYGITPLEYRNRR from the coding sequence ATGAAGCTGATCATCGTGGATGATGAACCTAAAATCAGAAAAGGACTTTTTAAGCTGCTGGAAGCCCAGGAAGGTTTTAAAGTAACCGGGGTATTTGAAGATGTCCATTCAGCTTTAAAGGCTCTGTATGAACTGGAAGCTGATGTGATCATTACGGATATAAAAATGCCGGAAGTCTCAGGCCTTGAGCTCATCCGCCAGATCCGGGAGAGGAACTTAAATATCCGCATCATCATCTTAAGCGGGTACAGCAATTTTTCCTATGCCCAGAAAGCCATTGAACTGGGAGTGACCAGATATTTGTTAAAGCCCACAGACCCCAGGGAACTTCTTTCCGTGTTAAGGGAGGTGGAAAGGGAGCTATTGCCGGAAGCCCCAGAATATGAGGGGAGACAGGGCCAGGCGGCAGATGGGGAAAATGAGATTGGGAATTTACTTGTGGTGAAAGCCATCCAGTATATTGAGGTTCATTACGGAGGCAAGATCACGCTGAAGGATATGGCCAGGGAGCTCCATCTCTCTCCTAATTACTTATGTGAGCTTTTTAAGCGTCATACCGGGAAGAATCTCATGGAATACGTGACCGAATACCGGATGCAAAAGGCAAAGTTCTATTTAAACCATGTAGAATATAAAGTGGCAGATGTGGCGGAAATGGTAGGGTACAAAGAGGCGAAATATTTTAGCAGTGCCTTTAAAAAGGCATATGGGATCACGCCTCTTGAGTACCGGAACAGGCGTTAA
- a CDS encoding BMP family protein, whose translation MKKRFGALLMAAVTAAALVLSGCGTDGKTEGAAETKAKAGGKSAADYKIVLILPGPINDQSWNATNYAGLTACNEKLGTKMEYVENVQASDYESTFREYAERGYDLIMAAGSQFDEAVAAVAPNYKNTTFCAVNGSKCDGENVAPIFPKEYEASYIASILAGNVTENGNFATIGGFPNEPMEHLMDVYEKNSVKIAESRGISGAKATRAYANSWNDVALGKQMAEQMIDNGADTLFVYANEVGLGSIEAAKAKGAKFIGFSSDQTTIDPNTVVASVNFDFKNFYTWALGLYMDGKLSGNMVHEAGINEDIFVPVYTDNISQDIKDAVDQGIKDFKDGKVDLQAMFEK comes from the coding sequence ATGAAGAAAAGATTTGGCGCATTACTTATGGCAGCGGTAACAGCAGCAGCACTGGTGCTAAGCGGCTGCGGTACGGACGGAAAAACAGAGGGTGCAGCTGAAACAAAGGCTAAAGCAGGAGGAAAAAGCGCGGCTGATTATAAAATTGTCCTCATCCTCCCAGGGCCGATCAATGACCAGAGCTGGAATGCAACCAACTATGCAGGGCTTACCGCCTGCAACGAAAAGCTGGGCACCAAAATGGAGTATGTTGAAAACGTGCAGGCATCTGATTATGAGTCAACCTTCCGTGAATATGCGGAGCGGGGCTACGACTTAATCATGGCAGCAGGTTCCCAGTTTGATGAAGCGGTAGCTGCGGTGGCTCCCAATTATAAGAACACTACTTTTTGTGCTGTAAACGGTTCCAAATGCGACGGAGAGAATGTGGCGCCCATTTTCCCAAAGGAATATGAAGCCAGCTACATCGCTTCCATCCTTGCGGGAAATGTGACAGAGAACGGAAACTTTGCAACCATCGGAGGCTTCCCCAACGAGCCTATGGAGCATTTGATGGATGTATATGAAAAGAATTCGGTTAAGATCGCAGAGAGCCGCGGTATTTCCGGCGCAAAGGCTACAAGAGCCTATGCAAACAGCTGGAATGACGTAGCCCTTGGCAAACAGATGGCCGAGCAGATGATCGACAACGGAGCTGACACCCTGTTTGTATACGCCAATGAGGTTGGACTTGGAAGCATTGAGGCAGCAAAAGCGAAAGGCGCGAAATTCATCGGTTTTTCCAGCGACCAGACCACCATTGATCCCAATACTGTCGTAGCTTCTGTTAATTTTGATTTTAAGAATTTCTATACCTGGGCTCTGGGACTTTACATGGATGGCAAGCTTTCCGGAAATATGGTTCATGAAGCAGGTATTAATGAAGATATCTTTGTGCCGGTTTATACCGATAATATTTCCCAGGACATTAAGGATGCTGTTGATCAGGGAATCAAGGATTTTAAGGATGGAAAGGTAGATTTACAGGCGATGTTTGAAAAATAG
- a CDS encoding ABC transporter ATP-binding protein yields the protein MNTPFFELKNVSKYFARVVANKDISFSVNRGEVLALLGENGAGKSTVMKILYGLYRADEGQILMDGKEQKITSPKDAMALGISMIQQHFSLVSAHTVTENIILGNVNGIIDYEKCKKEVEELSAQYGFRIPVDAKVEELAVGVQQKVEILKALYLKTSLLIMDEPTAVLTPQEADTLMEFVKEYTARGNSVIFITHKMKEVMEVADRIIVMRGGRLTGDLSAKDTNEVELTRLMMGKEMVAPKRELEEGQKERKICLELDSVTVQRKGEPPLLSDLSFQIMEGEIFGVAGVSGNGQEELCEVICGSLPATSGKVLLNGRDITSASVRDRIDLGIGYVPVDRYRDAMVGEMTLAENMMLKTSFDKTWTVHGFLNKKKLQNDTQKTIDEFDIKAPGPDAQIKGLSGGNQQKVILAREVRNAGKVLIMDQPTRGLDLGAINNIHNNILAERKNGKGILLVSTELSEIFQLCDRIAVIYKGSFMGIYDHDQLSTERIGLLMAGYKEEKEA from the coding sequence GTGAATACACCGTTTTTTGAATTAAAGAACGTATCAAAATATTTTGCCAGGGTTGTGGCAAACAAGGACATTTCTTTTTCCGTAAATAGAGGAGAGGTGCTGGCTCTGTTAGGAGAAAACGGGGCAGGAAAAAGCACGGTTATGAAGATCCTCTATGGTCTTTACCGGGCTGATGAGGGGCAGATCTTAATGGATGGAAAAGAACAGAAGATCACTTCCCCAAAAGACGCAATGGCTCTGGGAATTTCCATGATACAGCAGCACTTTTCCCTGGTATCCGCCCATACGGTTACGGAAAATATTATTTTAGGCAATGTAAACGGCATCATTGATTATGAAAAATGTAAAAAGGAAGTTGAAGAATTGTCGGCCCAGTATGGGTTTCGCATTCCTGTGGATGCAAAGGTGGAGGAGCTTGCAGTAGGAGTGCAGCAAAAGGTGGAGATCTTAAAAGCCCTCTATTTAAAGACAAGCCTGCTGATCATGGATGAGCCTACGGCAGTGCTGACACCCCAGGAAGCCGATACCCTGATGGAGTTTGTAAAAGAATATACTGCCAGAGGAAATTCTGTTATCTTCATCACCCATAAGATGAAGGAGGTCATGGAGGTGGCGGACCGGATCATTGTTATGAGAGGCGGAAGGCTTACAGGAGACCTTTCAGCAAAAGATACCAATGAGGTGGAGCTGACCAGGCTGATGATGGGAAAGGAAATGGTGGCCCCGAAGCGGGAGCTGGAGGAAGGGCAGAAGGAAAGGAAGATCTGCCTGGAACTGGATTCTGTCACAGTACAGCGCAAAGGGGAACCCCCTCTTTTAAGTGATCTGTCATTCCAGATCATGGAAGGTGAGATCTTCGGAGTGGCGGGGGTGAGCGGAAACGGCCAGGAGGAGCTTTGCGAAGTAATCTGCGGAAGCTTACCAGCCACTTCCGGAAAAGTGCTTTTAAACGGACGGGACATTACCTCTGCTTCTGTAAGGGACCGGATTGATCTGGGAATCGGATACGTTCCTGTAGACCGTTACCGGGATGCCATGGTAGGAGAGATGACTCTTGCTGAAAACATGATGTTAAAAACCAGCTTTGATAAAACATGGACCGTCCATGGCTTTTTAAATAAGAAGAAACTGCAAAATGACACGCAGAAAACCATCGACGAATTTGATATCAAGGCACCGGGACCTGATGCACAGATCAAGGGCTTATCAGGAGGCAATCAGCAAAAAGTCATCCTTGCCAGGGAAGTGAGAAACGCAGGAAAGGTGCTGATCATGGACCAGCCCACCAGAGGTCTGGATTTAGGTGCCATCAATAACATTCATAATAATATCCTGGCAGAGCGGAAAAACGGAAAAGGGATTCTTCTGGTATCCACAGAATTGTCGGAGATTTTCCAGCTTTGCGACAGGATTGCCGTGATCTACAAAGGATCATTTATGGGAATCTATGACCATGACCAGCTTAGCACAGAACGGATCGGTCTGTTAATGGCCGGCTACAAAGAGGAGAAGGAGGCGTAA
- a CDS encoding ABC transporter permease, which translates to MNTKIRDMIVTNAAAIIAGLLLSGLMLMLLHINPGEVFVYSIKTMFTDKYTMGEVFLKATPLIFTALAFAFTFKANLFNIGAQGQFYMGSVAAIALSLQLDGKVPTALLLILVCLTTALAGGLMGALIGFLKARYKANEFLVSMMSTYVALAVMNYLLRTFLKESKGEYPQTDAISRAAWLPVIVKGTRLHIGFVLAVLAAIGIWVLLYKTPLGYRIRAVGSNASAARMSGIDSNKIFVTAFFISGALAGAAGFTEVNGVQHMLIQDFNSGVGSAGLGIAILANANPIGIILASVLFGALGVMGNLMGRMPGVNVPASIVDLMQGFVMLFVIISYFFRHYLENRREKRRLQKGA; encoded by the coding sequence ATGAATACAAAAATCAGGGACATGATCGTGACAAATGCTGCTGCCATCATTGCCGGCCTGCTCTTAAGCGGCCTCATGCTTATGCTGCTGCATATCAATCCGGGAGAAGTATTTGTATATTCCATTAAGACCATGTTTACGGATAAGTACACCATGGGAGAAGTGTTTTTAAAGGCAACGCCTCTTATATTTACTGCATTGGCCTTTGCGTTTACCTTTAAGGCCAACTTATTTAACATCGGTGCCCAGGGCCAATTTTATATGGGTTCTGTTGCGGCCATTGCCCTGTCCCTGCAGCTTGACGGCAAGGTCCCCACAGCCCTTCTTTTGATCCTTGTATGCCTTACAACAGCACTGGCAGGAGGTCTTATGGGAGCTTTGATCGGGTTTTTAAAGGCGCGCTATAAAGCCAATGAATTTCTGGTCAGCATGATGTCCACTTATGTTGCTTTGGCGGTGATGAATTATTTGCTGCGTACATTTTTAAAGGAATCCAAGGGGGAATACCCCCAGACAGATGCCATATCAAGGGCAGCATGGCTTCCGGTCATTGTAAAGGGAACCAGGCTGCATATCGGATTTGTATTGGCGGTTCTGGCTGCCATCGGAATCTGGGTGCTGCTTTATAAGACTCCTCTTGGATACCGGATCCGGGCAGTGGGAAGCAATGCTTCCGCAGCCAGGATGTCAGGAATTGATTCAAACAAAATCTTTGTGACCGCATTTTTTATCAGCGGCGCCCTGGCAGGAGCTGCCGGATTTACAGAGGTAAACGGCGTTCAGCATATGCTGATCCAGGATTTTAACAGCGGAGTGGGTTCCGCCGGCTTAGGGATCGCCATACTGGCCAATGCCAATCCCATTGGAATCATTTTAGCCTCTGTATTATTCGGGGCGCTGGGCGTCATGGGAAATCTCATGGGGCGAATGCCAGGGGTCAATGTTCCTGCAAGCATTGTTGATCTGATGCAGGGATTTGTCATGCTGTTCGTTATCATATCCTATTTCTTCCGGCATTATCTGGAAAACAGGAGAGAGAAGCGCAGGCTTCAGAAAGGAGCGTGA
- a CDS encoding ABC transporter permease, whose protein sequence is MIISLLKRALMMSTPLLFGSIAEVIAERSGMMVTAIEGIFLMGAWGGFVGTYLTGSAFIGILAAILSGLVAAAVYGVVCIYLKQHQVVTGTAINVLAAGICTYLQRVLFGVPTTPLKISPLPEIAIPFLSQIPVMGPVFFRQNVLTYVVYLLIPASYFLLFKTSFGLTIRSTGENPEAVDVAGINVNAVRFFTVLLAGVMGGIAGAFYSVGYLGMFTTNIIGGRGWIAFAICFLGNWNPKGAVAGTVVFGLTEAIAIYMQSVGGGSYFPNELFIAMPYLLTIVLTVSRRNFNVPAKLGVAYSKEN, encoded by the coding sequence ATGATCATAAGCTTATTAAAACGTGCATTGATGATGAGTACACCCCTGCTGTTTGGCTCCATTGCGGAAGTGATCGCGGAGCGTTCGGGCATGATGGTTACTGCCATTGAAGGGATATTCCTCATGGGAGCCTGGGGTGGATTTGTGGGAACCTATTTGACTGGCAGTGCATTTATCGGTATCCTTGCTGCGATTCTTTCAGGGCTTGTGGCTGCAGCTGTTTATGGCGTAGTATGTATTTATTTGAAGCAGCATCAGGTTGTAACAGGTACCGCCATTAATGTGCTGGCAGCGGGAATCTGCACCTATTTGCAGAGGGTATTGTTCGGCGTTCCCACCACTCCTCTTAAAATCAGCCCTCTGCCTGAGATTGCAATCCCCTTTCTCAGTCAGATCCCTGTCATGGGACCGGTGTTTTTCCGGCAGAATGTGTTGACCTATGTGGTGTATCTCCTCATTCCTGCTTCCTATTTCCTTTTATTTAAGACGTCCTTTGGGCTGACCATCCGTTCTACCGGGGAAAATCCGGAAGCAGTGGATGTGGCCGGTATCAATGTGAATGCGGTCCGGTTCTTTACCGTTCTTTTGGCCGGAGTTATGGGAGGAATTGCAGGCGCATTTTACTCTGTGGGATATTTGGGAATGTTCACCACTAATATTATCGGCGGCAGGGGCTGGATCGCATTTGCCATATGCTTTTTAGGCAACTGGAATCCAAAAGGAGCTGTTGCAGGAACCGTGGTATTCGGGCTGACAGAAGCCATCGCCATTTATATGCAGTCCGTGGGAGGCGGAAGCTATTTCCCCAACGAATTATTCATTGCCATGCCTTATCTCCTGACCATTGTGCTGACCGTGTCCAGAAGGAATTTTAATGTGCCGGCAAAACTGGGAGTCGCATACAGCAAAGAAAACTAA
- the mraZ gene encoding division/cell wall cluster transcriptional repressor MraZ, producing MFMGEYNHTVDAKGRLIVPSKFREQLGEEFVVTKGLDGCLFVYDNNEWITLENKLKSLPLTNTNARKFSRFFLAGATTCEVDKQGRILLPSVLREHAGIDKDAVLVGVGSRIEIWSKDAWIAANTYEDMEEIAEAMEGLGI from the coding sequence ATGTTCATGGGTGAATACAATCATACGGTCGATGCAAAGGGACGTCTTATTGTCCCGTCGAAGTTCAGAGAGCAGCTGGGAGAAGAATTCGTTGTGACGAAGGGACTAGATGGCTGTTTATTTGTGTATGATAACAATGAGTGGATCACCCTGGAAAATAAGCTGAAAAGCCTGCCCCTGACCAACACCAATGCCAGAAAGTTTTCCAGGTTCTTTCTGGCCGGAGCAACCACCTGTGAAGTGGACAAGCAGGGAAGGATTCTACTTCCGTCAGTCTTAAGAGAGCATGCGGGGATTGACAAGGATGCAGTTCTCGTGGGAGTGGGAAGCCGTATTGAAATCTGGAGCAAGGATGCATGGATAGCAGCCAATACCTATGAAGATATGGAAGAAATCGCGGAAGCTATGGAAGGACTTGGTATATGA
- the rsmH gene encoding 16S rRNA (cytosine(1402)-N(4))-methyltransferase RsmH: MMFEHKSVLLYETIDSLNVKPDGIYVDGTLGGGGHALEVCKRLGTYGRLIGIDQDGDAISAATERLKAYEDKVTVVRSNYENIQTVLKDLEIERVDGIYLDLGVSSFQLDMRERGFTYREDDAPLDMRMDQRNEQTAADIINTYSEFDLYRIIRDYGEDKFAKNIAKHIVRARQVKPIETTGELTEIIKGAIPAKIRAVGGHPSKRTFQAIRIELNKELEVLSKSLDTMIDLLNPGGRLSIITFHSLEDRMVKTSFKTNEDPCICPRNFPVCVCGRKSKGKVITRKPIIPSEEEIEENKRSKSSKLRVFERI; this comes from the coding sequence ATGATGTTTGAACACAAGTCAGTGCTGCTTTATGAGACCATTGACAGCCTGAATGTAAAGCCAGACGGAATCTATGTAGATGGAACGCTGGGAGGCGGCGGACATGCTTTGGAAGTGTGTAAGCGCCTGGGAACTTACGGAAGATTAATCGGAATTGATCAGGATGGGGATGCTATTTCAGCAGCCACAGAACGGTTGAAGGCTTATGAAGATAAGGTGACAGTCGTAAGAAGCAATTACGAAAATATACAAACGGTATTAAAGGATTTGGAAATAGAAAGGGTGGACGGAATTTACCTAGACCTTGGGGTATCCTCTTTTCAGCTTGACATGCGGGAAAGAGGATTTACCTACAGGGAAGATGATGCGCCTTTGGACATGCGGATGGATCAGAGGAATGAACAGACGGCGGCTGATATCATCAATACCTACAGTGAATTTGACTTATACCGGATCATACGGGATTATGGTGAGGATAAGTTTGCAAAGAATATTGCAAAGCACATTGTAAGGGCCAGGCAGGTAAAGCCCATTGAGACAACAGGAGAATTAACGGAAATCATCAAGGGAGCGATCCCTGCCAAGATAAGAGCAGTGGGGGGACACCCCTCCAAACGGACATTTCAGGCTATACGGATCGAGCTGAATAAGGAACTGGAGGTTTTAAGCAAGTCCCTTGATACTATGATTGATTTGTTAAATCCGGGAGGACGGCTGTCCATTATCACCTTTCATTCCCTGGAAGACAGGATGGTGAAGACGAGCTTTAAGACCAATGAAGACCCATGCATTTGCCCAAGGAATTTTCCTGTCTGTGTCTGCGGAAGGAAGAGCAAAGGCAAGGTCATTACAAGAAAGCCTATTATACCGTCAGAAGAAGAGATAGAAGAAAACAAACGTTCAAAGAGTTCAAAGCTTCGTGTATTTGAACGGATTTAA
- a CDS encoding cell division protein FtsL — protein sequence MAARKNMRSYGNSTYVQGNTVRKSMPVELPVHTPEEKRRPSVNHQVRRNREKALQMDLPYVVMLTVAAVCTLCLCVNYLHLQSSITANIHGIELLEAKLEHLKTENDALEMNINTSVDLDHVYKVATEELGMVYANKDQILHYDKTESEYVRQNEDIPKH from the coding sequence GTGGCTGCAAGAAAAAATATGCGTTCCTATGGGAATTCCACTTACGTACAGGGAAACACTGTTCGTAAATCCATGCCGGTTGAATTGCCGGTCCATACACCGGAAGAAAAACGTCGTCCATCAGTTAACCATCAGGTCAGAAGAAACCGTGAAAAAGCCTTGCAGATGGATTTGCCTTATGTGGTCATGCTGACCGTTGCTGCGGTCTGCACCCTCTGTCTGTGCGTAAATTATCTGCATTTGCAGTCCTCTATTACAGCCAATATTCATGGCATTGAGCTTTTAGAAGCAAAACTGGAACATTTGAAAACTGAAAATGATGCATTGGAAATGAACATCAACACTTCCGTCGATTTAGATCATGTGTACAAAGTGGCTACTGAGGAACTTGGTATGGTCTATGCGAATAAAGATCAGATCCTTCACTATGATAAGACGGAAAGTGAGTATGTAAGACAGAATGAGGATATCCCGAAACACTAA